The Planctomycetaceae bacterium genomic sequence ACTGGATTCAACGGCGAAAGCCCCACCTGCCAGCCAGACGACTGAAATGCAGCTTCGCCACCTGTAACACTAACGAACACATTCACATTCTGAGTGACACCCACCGTGAGCGTCCCAGGGTCTTCGATCGCGAAAATATACCGCTCACGGGTAGGAATGAGGCGTTCGGGCTCGTGGGTTAAGACCGTGTTTCAAAATGGCATTGATTTGGAAAAATCGCTATAGCTCCGGTGGACTTACGACTTTCCACGGATGGAGCTATAGCGATGAAGTGTACGGAGTATCCCAGCAGTGTTTCTGACGAGCAATGGCGATTGATCAGCAAGCTGTTTCCTGGCGAAAATCATCTGGGTCGTCCGAGAACCGATCGGCGATTGATCATGGACGCGATTCTGTACTGGAATCGAACCGGATGCCAGTGGCGTTATCTTCCCCGCGAATTCGGTCCCTGGCAAACCGTCTATCGCGTGTATCGGACGTGGGTCAAAGATGGAACCTGGGTTCACATGCACGACAGGTTGCGGGAAAAGGTGC encodes the following:
- a CDS encoding IS5 family transposase, with amino-acid sequence MKCTEYPSSVSDEQWRLISKLFPGENHLGRPRTDRRLIMDAILYWNRTGCQWRYLPREFGPWQTVYRVYRTWVKDGTWVHMHDRLREKVRRQAAKKPTPTAAIIDSQSVRTAEGGENRGFDAAKKVTGRKRHIA